In the Balaenoptera acutorostrata chromosome 7, mBalAcu1.1, whole genome shotgun sequence genome, one interval contains:
- the SMO gene encoding protein smoothened isoform X2, with translation MPKCENNRVELPSRTLCQATRGPCAIVERERGWPDFLRCTPDHFPEGCPNEVQNIKFNSSGQCEAPLVRTDNPKSWYEDVEGCGIQCQNPLFTEAEHQDMHSYIAAFGAVTGLCTLFTLATFVADWRNSNRYPAVILFYVNACFFVGSIGWLAQFMDGARREIVCRADGTMRLGEPTSNETLSCVIIFVIVYYALMAGVVWFVVLTYAWHTSFKALGTTYQPLSGKTSYFHLLTWSLPFVLTVAILAVAQVDGDSVSGICFVGYKNYRYRAGFVLAPIGLVLIVGGYFLIRGVMTLFSIKSNHPGLLSEKAASKINETMLRLGIFGFLAFGFVLITFSCHFYDFFNQAEWERSFRDYVLCQANVTIGLPTKKPIPDCEIKNRPSLLVEKINLFAMFGTGIAMSTWVWTKATLLIWRRTWCRLTGQSDDEPRRIKKSKMIAKAFSKRHELLQNPGQELSFSMHTVSHDGPVAGLAFDLNEPSADVSSAWAQHVTKMVARRGAILPQDVSVTPVATPVPPEEKANLWLVEAEISPELEKRLGRRKKRRKRKKEVCPLVSPPELHHPVPGPAPASSAVPRLPQLPRQKCLVAAGAWGAGDSYRQGAWTLVSNPFCPEPSAPAPMAWAQGRRQGLGPIHSRTNLMEAELMDADSDF, from the exons ATGCCAAAGTGTGAGAACAACCGGGTGGAACTGCCCAGCCGCACCCTCTGCCAGGCCACCCGTGGCCCCTGTGCCATCGTGGAGAGGGAGCGGGGCTGGCCCGACTTCCTGCGCTGCACCCCCGACCACTTCCCCGAGGGCTGCCCG AATGAGGTGCAGAACATCAAGTTCAACAGTTCGGGCCAATGTGAGGCTCCCTTGGTTCGGACTGACAACCCCAAGAGCTGGTATGAGGACGTGGAGGGCTGTGGGATCCAGTGCCAGAACCCGCTGTTCACCGAGGCCGAGCACCAGGACATGCACAGCTACATCGCGGCCTTCGGAGCCGTCACGGGCCTCTGCACGCTCTTCACCCTG GCCACATTTGTGGCTGACTGGCGGAATTCCAATCGTTACCCTGCTGTCATTCTCTTCTACGTCAACGCGTGTTTCTTCGTGGGCAGCATTGGCTGGCTGGCCCAGTTCATGGACGGTGCCCGTCGGGAGATCGTCTGCCGTGCTGATGGCACCATGAGGCTTGGGGAGCCCAC CTCCAACGAGACCCTGTCCTGTGTCATCATCTTCGTCATCGTGTACTATGCCCTGATGGCCGGCGTCGTCTGGTTTGTGGTCCTCACCTATGCCTGGCACACCTCCTTCAAAGCCCTGGGGACCACCTACCAGCCTCTCTCGGGCAAGACCTCCTACTTCCACCTGCTCACCTGGTCGCTCCCCTTTGTCCTCACAGTGGCAATCCTCGCCGTGGCCCAG GTGGATGGGGACTCCGTGAGCGGCATCTGTTTTGTGGGCTATAAGAACTACCGGTACCGTGCTGGCTTCGTGCTGGCCCCGATCGGCCTGGTGCTCATTGTGGGAGGTTACTTCCTCATCCGAG GAGTCATGACCCTGTTCTCCATCAAGAGCAACCACCCTGGGCTGCTGAGCGAGAAGGCAGCCAGCAAGATCAACGAGACCATGCTGCGCCTGG GCATTTTTGGCTTCCTGGCCTTTGGCTTTGTGCTCATCACCTTCAGCTGCCACTTCTACGACTTCTTCAACCAGGCTGAGTGGGAGCGCAGCTTCCGGGACTACGTGCT GTGCCAGGCCAATGTGACCATCGGGCTGCCCACCAAGAAACCCATCCCCGACTGTGAGATCAAGAATCGCCCTAGCCTTCTGGTGGAGAAGATCAACCTATTTGCCATGTTTGGAACCGGCATTGCCATGAGCACGTGGGTCTGGACCAAGGCCACGCTGCTCATCTGGAGGCGCACCTGGTGCAG GTTGACGGGGCAGAGTGACGATGAGCCCAGACGGATCAAGAAGAGCAAGATGATCGCCAAGGCCTTCTCCAAGCGGCACGAGCTTCTGCAGAACCCAGGCCAGGAGCTCTCCTTCAGCATGCACACTGTCTCCCACGACGGGCCTGTGG CGGGTTTGGCCTTTGACCTCAATGAGCCCTCGGCCGATGTGTCCTCTGCTTGGGCCCAGCATGTCACCAAGATGGTGGCCCGGAGAGGAGCCATACTGCCCCAGGATGTGTCTGTCACCCCTGTGGCAACTCCAG TACCCCCGGAGGAAAAAGCCAACCTGTGGCTGGTTGAGGCAGAGATCTCCCCAGAGCTGGAGAAGCGCCTGGGCCGGAGGAAGAAgcggaggaagaggaagaaggaggtgtGCCCGCTGGTGTCGCCCCCTGAGCTCCACCACCCCGTCCcgggccctgcccctgcctccaGTGCTGTCCCTCGGCTGCCCCAGCTGCCCCGGCAGAAGTGCCTGGTGGCCGCGGGtgcctggggagctggggactccTACCGACAGGGAGCCTGGACCCTGGTCTCCAACCCCTTCTGCCCAGAGCCCAGCGCCCCAGCCCCCATGGCCTGGGCGCAGGGCCGACGGCAGGGGCTAGGGCCCATTCACTCCCGCACCAACCTGATGGAGGCAGAACTCATGGACGCAGACTCAGACTTCTGA